A window of the Henckelia pumila isolate YLH828 chromosome 3, ASM3356847v2, whole genome shotgun sequence genome harbors these coding sequences:
- the LOC140890077 gene encoding uncharacterized protein, with the protein MQGVWSFTKDKYKLKYVEDSGGENIDDSINKVTYNISLTDDLDVFNAILCTIDVVIDKTRTSEPVSYNASTFLQNLNVEDQSCFAFMASQSLRRYDKRFYQNSVALDWCDGAISQPHLVLTNVIEALHPTKNHTTTYFRNIAKGEGVVNVGPEMCNRESDIPMEPVTIDCE; encoded by the exons ATGCAGGGGGTGTGGTCTTTTACAAAAGATAAATACAAGCTCAAA TATGTAGAGGATTCAGGAGGGGAGAATATTGACGATTCAATCAATAAAGTTACATATAACATCTCTTTGACAGACGATTTAGATGTGTTCAATGCCATCCTATGT ACTATAGATGTGGTGATAGACAAAACAAGGACATCCGAACCAGTGTCATACAATGCCTCCACCTTTCTGCAAAATTTAAATGTGGAGGATCAATCTTGCTTCGCTTTCATGGCTTCTCAAAGCCTGAGGAGATATGACAAAAGATTTTATCAAAATTCCGTCGCCCTCG ATTGGTGCGATGGAGCTATCTCTCAACCTCATCTAGTCTTGACCAATGTCATTGAAGCTCTGCATCCAACAAAAAATCACACTACTACTTATTTTAGAAATATCGCAAAG GGAGAAGGAGTTGTTAATGTTGGCCCTGAAATGTGCAACAGAGAGAGCGATATTCCAATGGAACCCGTGACTATAGATTGTGAATAG